From Daucus carota subsp. sativus chromosome 6, DH1 v3.0, whole genome shotgun sequence, the proteins below share one genomic window:
- the LOC108224981 gene encoding uncharacterized protein LOC108224981, giving the protein MDLGCLDMGCLEKLKNHQSSVDSTDSPRSSSSKSGKKRTVRDSHPSLSGLSKVTSQIKKPSRRKVSPINWFPRTKVESYLKRKIKMLQDVDGMRSTLDETLGDSNPHYSRVLREKIAVREAAKKALEARKAALVEASWCRILKASRIETKEAETMLLKAENTAAEAFEAAKAIGVIMYDIPDYSQKHYQIETLNVNGGDSTRHTVRTSFETAFEVDKQVAAAVKAAFINLANCTSKDEIKEMLRTISHNPDTDDSNLEGLSSECESDTGSEFESASVDANICSQDVDAVALVGKARQRKYKRQFPEKHHKAKLVDMMLERIKCLKDDELASLATIVATCGLSAVLAKAENIDQHNLGAASDHAPAANLPRRVSSFGAGRTRTYHTDVQLHNQVETEIPSLDKFLVKRLTRLEREVQEAKNSKINKLGEEGYREEQEKPDHEKVCSSGSILTADLGSILVKHKSKLEKEVEEAKKNSGKMFVKDPMIAKGSNNSSEVVPDLGSVLNKKHVSKLKKEIEEAKREMGKLYEPNGKKAAREQNWSFGQTQQDVSEFPSLDKTMVKHMSRLEREVQEARFERKREADEKDKGTGTGNNSAVVVPDLESMLTRKHVSKFKKEIEEAKRENGKLYESNGKKTERKQNWASGQTQKDGSEFPSLEKALVKRMSRLEREVLEARNGKKKKPSIADSVENSTCSLGGQVGKENIDLNQELETTQNGISIDFSVETSIPNEQSILEAAEALSLDHKGLESSNGCESSLDKIVVKPPVHRVQKEKTKAFPVEADQGSNVADCESLDKVLIKHVSRLEKEKLEYGKKQEVTNIKKNRETKKELESSEGSLDQILIKPKSRLEREKISAAQQSDSQILHSATRRQAREKEMQQAWGGLSLGNSILPRQSRLQRDKAAWQKAEEEERMRATEHV; this is encoded by the exons ATGGATCTTGGTTGTTTAGACATGGGTTGTCTTGAAAAGCTCAAGAATCATCAATCTTCAGTTGATTCTACTGACTCTCCTCGCTCTTCTTCTTCTAAATCTGGAAAG AAAAGAACAGTTAGAGATAGCCATCCAAGCTTGAGCGGTCTCAGCAAAGTTACATCACAGATTAAAAAACCTTCCCGCCGTAAAGTTTCACCCATCAACTGGTTCCCACGCACGAAGGTTGAATCGTActtaaaaaggaaaataaaaatgCTCCAGGATGTAGATGGGATGAGATCCACTCTTGATGAAACACTGGGGGATTCAAATCCCCATTATTCAAGAGTTTTGAGAGAAAAAATTGCAGTAAGAGAGGCTGCGAAAAAGGCATTGGAGGCTCGAAAGGCTGCGTTGGTTGAGGCTTCTTGGTGCCGCATACTTAAAGCATCCAG GATTGAAACCAAAGAAGCTGAAACTATGCTGCTCAAAGCAGAAAATACTGCAGCTGAAGCATTTGAAGCTGCAAAGGCTATTGGTGTGATCATGTACGACATACCAGATTATTCTCAAAAACATTATCAAATAGAAACATTGAATGTAAATGGAGGGGACTCTACCAGACATACTGTTAGGACATCTTTTGAAACTGCATTTGAGGTGGATAAACAAGTAGCTGCAGCTGTTAAAGCTGCATTTATTAATCTTGCAAATTGCACATCTAAAGATGAAATCAAGGAGATGTTGCGAACAATTAGTCATAATCCAGATACAGATGACAGTAATCTTGAAGGGTTATCTTCAGAATGTGAATCTGATACTGGGTCTGAATTTGAATCAGCATCGGTCGATGCTAATATTTGCTCTCAAGATGTTGATGCCGTAGCATTGGTTGGCAAGGCAAGACAACGAAAATACAAGAGGCAGTTCCCAGAAAAACATCACAAGGCAAAGCTTGTCGACATGATGCTAGAGAGAATTAAATGCCTAAAAGATGATGAACTTGCATCTTTAGCCACTATTGTTGCAACTTGCGGATTGAGCGCTGTTCTTGCCAAAGCGGAGAACATCGACCAGCATAACTTAGGTGCTGCTTCTGATCATGCACCAGCTGCCAATCTTCCCAGGAGAGTGTCTTCCTTTGgggcaggaagaacaaggacatatCATACTGATGTGCAGCTGCATAATCAAGTTGAGACTGAAATTCCAAGCCTAGACAAATTTTTGGTTAAGCGTTTGACCAGACTTGAAAGAGAGGTACAAGAAGCCAAGAACTCCAAAATCAACAAGCTGGGTGAAGAAGGGTATAGAGAAGAACAGGAGAAACCAGATCATGAAAAGGTCTGTTCCAGTGGTAGTATATTAACTGCCGACTTGGGTAGTATTCTTGTAAAACACAAGTCTAAACTTGAGAAGGAAGTTGAAGAGGCAAAGAAGAACTCTGGGAAGATGTTTGTTAAGGATCCTATGATTGCAAAAGGGAGTAATAATTCATCCGAGGTTGTTCCAGACCTTGGAAGTGTTTTGAACAAAAAACATGTCTCAAAGCTTAAGAAAGAGATTGAAGAGGCCAAAAGGGAAATGGGTAAACTATATGAGCCAAATGGCAAGAAAGCCGCAAGAGAGCAAAATTGGTCTTTTGGCCAGACACAACAAGATGTTTCAGAATTTCCAAGCTTGGATAAGACTATGGTGAAACACATGTCAAGACTTGAAAGAGAAGTCCAAGAAgcaagatttgaaagaaaaaggGAGGCAGATGAAAAAGATAAGGGTACTGGTACTGGTAATAATTCAGCTGTGGTTGTTCCTGACCTTGAAAGTATGCTAACAAGAAAGCATGTCTCAAAGTTTAAGAAGGAGATTGAAGAGGCCAAAAGGGAAAATGGTAAACTATATGAATCGAATGGCAAGAAAACTGAAAGAAAGCAAAATTGGGCATCTGGCCAGACCCAAAAAGATGGGTCAGAATTTCCAAGCTTAGAAAAGGCTCTGGTCAAGCGCATGTCAAGACTTGAAAGAGAAGTCCTGGAAGCAAGAAAcggaaagaaaaagaagcctTCAATCGCAGATTCTGTGGAGAATTCAACATGTTCTCTTGGAGGCCAAGTGGGGAAAGAAAATATTGATCTAAATCAGGAACTCGAAACAACACAAAATGGAATTTCTATAGATTTTTCAGTTGAGACGTCAATTCCCAATGAACAATCAATATTGGAAGCTGCAGAAGCTCTATCGCTTGATCACAAAGGACTAGAATCTAGCAACGGATGTGAAAGTAGCCTTGACAAGATTGTGGTTAAACCACCAGTTCATCGGGTGCAAAAGGAAAAAACGAAAGCATTTCCTGTGGAAGCTGATCAAGGAAGCAATGTCGCAGATTGTGAAAGCTTGGATAAAGTTTTAATAAAACATGTGTCCAGGCTTGAGAAAGAGAAATTGGAGTATGGTAAAAAGCAAGAAGTAactaatataaagaaaaataggGAAACTAAAAAAGAGTTGGAAAGCAGCGAAGGAAGCTTGGATCAAATATTGATTAAACCCAAGTCCAGGCTCGAGAGGGAAAAGATAAGTGCTGCTCAGCAATCAGACAGCCAGATACTGCATTCAGCAACTCGCCGCCAGGCAAGGGAGAAAGAAATGCAGCAAGCATGGGGAGGGCTAAGCTTAGGAAATTCCATACTCCCCCGTCAATCTCGGCTTCAACGTGATAAG GCTGCTTGGCAAAAAGctgaggaagaggaaaggatGAGAGCTACAGAGCATGTGTGA
- the LOC108224580 gene encoding leucine-rich repeat protein 2, whose amino-acid sequence MAATFALLFFLLSVPAVLCNSEGNALHVLRTRLSDPNNVLQSWDPTLVNPCTWFHVTCDNQNSVTRLDLGNANFSGSLGSELGELENLQYLELYRNNIDGKIPKELGKLKNLISMDLYNNKFEGRIPKSFAKLKSLRFLRLNDNNLSGPIPRKLSKLSNLKVFDVSNNNLCGTIPVDGPFANFPIKSFKNNRLNGPELKGLVPYDFGC is encoded by the exons ATGGCTGCAACTTTTGCTCTCCTCTTCTTCCTGCTATCTGTCCCTGCCGTCCTCTGCAACTCTGAAG GAAATGCTTTACATGTCCTAAGAACTAGACTTTCTGACCCTAATAATGTTCTACAAAGTTGGGATCCAACACTGGTCAATCCTTGTACCTGGTTCCATGTTACTTGTGATAATCAAAATTCTGTTACTCGTTT GGACTTGGGCAATGCAAATTTTTCAGGATCTcttggttcggagcttggtgagCTTGAGAACCTCCAATACCT GGAACTGTATCGGAATAACATTGATGGAAAAATTCCAAAGGAGTTGGGTAAATTGAAAAACCTTATCAGCATGGATTTGTATAACAACAAATTTGAAGGAAGAATCCCCAAATCCTTTGCTAAGTTGAAGTCTCTAAGATTTTT ACGGCTAAATGATAACAACCTATCTGGACCTATTCCAAGAAAACTATCCAAACTTTCCAACCTCAAAGTTTT TGATGTGTCTAATAACAACCTCTGTGGAACAATACCTGTTGATGGCCCTTTCGCAAATTTCCCCATAAAAAG CTTTAAGAACAATAGGCTTAACGGACCTGAGCTAAAAGGGCTAGTACCCTATGACTTTGGATGCTAA